The genomic segment GTCGAGGTCTGGTCCGCCGCCAGTTCGAAGCGGCCACCGAAGCCATGCTCAAGCGTGGGGAGCTGATATCGATGATCGTCGGCATCCCATACTTCTATCGCCGGTTTGGCTATGAGTACGCCGTCACGGTCCCCGACATGCAGGTGATCCGGGCAGGTGTCGAACTACCAACCGATGGCACGTTGGTGCTTTCCGAGGCCACCGTGGATGACGTTCGGGACATTCAGGAACTCCAGGCTTCTGCCCAGGAATCTGCGGACGTGGCTGCCTCGTTTCCCGATGACGTACGACGATGGTTCGTCGAGTCCCCCAATTACCGATCGGTGATCGCCCGCCAGGCCGGCACACCCGTTGGGATGGTTCGCGCCTATCACGCCGATGACGAGATGTGGGTCTTCGAAGTGGTCGCCTCACAGCCGGAAGTTCTCGGCTCGCTCCTCAGTGCCGTGCGAGGCACCGGCAGTATCGGCGTTCTGCATCGGCCCGCCTCACCGGCGGGTGTCTTCATCGGATCATTCGGTGAGACCTCGGACAACACAGAGGCCTACTACGGCAAGGTGCTGGATACCGAAGCCCTCCTGAATGCGCTTCGACCGACCTTCGATCAGCGTCTCGCCGTGGCCGGCCTCGACGACCTGACCCACCCGTGGATGTTGTCGACCTATGAGGCCAGCTATCGCGCCGACATCGCTAATGGAACATTCGGGCCGATCACGAGCGGACCGGGTATTCAGGCTCCGGTCAGTAACGGCGGTTCCGGTGTACCCCCGGATCTCATGGCAACGATGATTCTCGGTCGGGATGGAATAACCGAACTAAACCGATGGCACGGTGACGTTTATCTCGGCAAGCAAGCAGCCATCATGGACGCCCTGTTTCCTCCCCAGGAAGTCGACATCCTCACCTGGATCGTCCCGTAGGTGACTG from the Acidimicrobiia bacterium genome contains:
- a CDS encoding GNAT family N-acetyltransferase, translated to MTIEIRSANTSDIDAICELLVERLEEEDGPEARMILEGDGPRDWWVGTVDGAIGSTMMVHPVLYRIGSVTVPGNQVEFVATYERYAGRGLVRRQFEAATEAMLKRGELISMIVGIPYFYRRFGYEYAVTVPDMQVIRAGVELPTDGTLVLSEATVDDVRDIQELQASAQESADVAASFPDDVRRWFVESPNYRSVIARQAGTPVGMVRAYHADDEMWVFEVVASQPEVLGSLLSAVRGTGSIGVLHRPASPAGVFIGSFGETSDNTEAYYGKVLDTEALLNALRPTFDQRLAVAGLDDLTHPWMLSTYEASYRADIANGTFGPITSGPGIQAPVSNGGSGVPPDLMATMILGRDGITELNRWHGDVYLGKQAAIMDALFPPQEVDILTWIVP